CGCCCCGGCCGGTTCATCTCTTCCCGAATCCTACAGAGAGGACTTGTAGGCCTTGCCGGCCTTGAACTTCACGTTCTTGCTGGCGTTGATCTTGATCGATTCGCCGGTCTGCGGGTTCCGGCCCATGCGCGCTTTCCGCTTGCTGACGGAGAAGGTGCCGAAGCCGGCCAGCTGGACGCCGCCTTTCTTCTTCGTGTTCTTCTTGATGGTATCGAAGGTGGCGTCGAGCACTTCGCGGGTCTGGCGCTTGGACAGGTTGGTCATCTGGGCGATGCGATCGATCAGTTCTCCCTTGTTCACGGTTCTCTCTCCCCTAGGTTAAAGGATCATTTATTGGAACCGGCCGGAATGTATTCCGCCAGGGAAAAGCTGTCAACGAAAAAAACGCGGAAACCCGCGTTTTTTTCACGTTTTTTTAACCTCCCGGCCCGGTGCGCCGATCCGGAGGCGGGTTTCAGCGATGGGCCCCCTCTCGGGGTCAACGCCGGAGCGCCCGATCGGCCCGGCCGGGGAGGACGTTTCTACTGGGTTCCTTCCGCCTCCTTCACCTTCTGCAGATAGGTCTCGATCTGCTGCGCCTTCTCCCGCGCCGTCGACCGTTTGCTGAAATTGCGGTCCGCCGCGGCTGCCTTGTACTGCTCGATCGCTTCTTCATCCCGGTACTGCATCTGATAGATCGTGGCGAGTTGGAAGTGGGCGTCGCCGTAGCCGGGCTTCTTCTCCAGGCAGGACTTGAACTCCTCCTCCGCCTTGGCGAGGTTCTGGGTCTGCGCGTAGATCACGCCCCGGAAGAAGTCGTTGGTGTAATCCGTCGGATCGAGTTTTTTCGCCTCGCCGAAGTGGGTCATCGCTTTTTGATATTGCTTCGTGTAGTAATGGATGAGACCAAGACGGTTGTGGGCGATCGCCAGGTCTTCCTTCTCCTTTCCGCGCTCGAGGAAACGAGTGAGATAGTCCGTCGCCTTGTCGAATTTCTTGGTCTTCCTGTTGTTGTTGTATTCGTTCACGCCGACACGGAGGAGGGCGGTCGGATAGGCGCCGGGGTCGAGGGAGATCGCCTTCTCATACTCCGCGGAAGCCTGGTCGTACCGCTTCATTTTGTAGTACATGTTTCCCAGGCCGTAGCGGGCGGCGCCGTTCTCCCCCTCCATCTCGATCACTTTCTCGAGACGGGCCTTCGCTTCTTCGAAGTCCGACGCTTTCACGAAATAGAGGCCGCTCCCGAGGATCGCCTCCACGTTCTCCTCGTCATACGTGAGAACGGTCAGGTACTGAGTTTTCACGGTCACCCAGTCCGGAGGATCTTCCATCTCCGCGGCGCGGGCGGCGTTGATGCGGGCTTCCGAGAAGAAGCCGTCCGTTTCGACCGCCTCCAGGAATTTGGCTTTTGCTTCGGCGTATTTCCCCTGCTCCATCAGGGCGCGGCCCTCCTCGTTCAGACCGAAGGCGACTTCGTCCACGGCCAGGAGGGGGGCGGCGACGAGCATCGGCAGGAGCAGCAAGAGAAAGCGAGAATATCTGTGGAACATAAGGGATCACCTCCATCGGGAAGGACGAACGATCGTTTCTCGGAATCGGAAAGACCCTAACAACCCCTTCCGGGAGCTGTCAAGAGACCACCACCCGGTCGACGCAGGACGATGCGCCCCCACCGATTCCCGGGGCGTCCTTCCCGCATTGCACACCCCCCCTTCGGGAGGAGTTCCGGACCTTCCGGGGGCGCACGGCCCGGTTGACACCGTAACCGGGGAATGATATAGGGTTAGCGGGGAAAGGAGTTGCCTACTTTGAAGTTCCACTCCTTCCGCCGGACCGCCGCGCTGATCGCCCTTTTCGGGTTCGCGGCGGCGGCGGGCGCGAATGATCAAGCGGGGACCCGGGGATTCTCGTTCCTCAGGATCGGGCTCGGCGCGCGCGCCGCCGGCATGGGGGAGGCGTACACCGCGGTCGCCGACGGAGCGGAGGGACTCTTCTGGAATCCCGCCGGCGCCGGGCAGATCAACCATCCACAGATCGCGACCAACTACATCCACTACGTCGCCGACATGCACGCCGGGTCGATCGGGTTCGCCCAACCGGCGGGGCGCTTCGCCACGTGGAATCTCTCCCTTCGCTTTCTCTCCGCCGGAGACATCCCCCGGACCACGGTCGCCGATCCCACCGGCGCGGGGTCGGGTGAGTTTTCCGCTACCGATCTCGCCTTCGGCGCCGGACTCGCCGTCCGTGTCGGCGACCGATTTTTCCTCGGGGCGAACGGCGCCGTGATCAGCGGAGGCATAGACGGCGAGAGCGCCCTCGGATTCAGCGGCGACTTCGGCCTGCTCGTTCGGAACGCCTACCGCCGGCTTCGCCTGGGCGCGGCGGTCCGCAACGCGGGGACCATGACCTCCGGGTACCTGAACGAGAGTGATCCGCTCCCCACCGTCGTCTCCGCCGGCACGGCCTATCCCTTTTTCGACCGCCGTTTTCTCCTGTCGGCCGATTGGAGTTGGGCGGTGGATTGGGATTCGCGCTTCGCCGTCGGCGCGGAGTGGGAATTGGTGAACGACTTCTTCCTTCGAGGCGGATACCGGACTCACCTCGACGACCTACGTGACGATTCCACCGGCGGAGATGGAACCGGCGCCAGTTTCGGCCTCGGATTCCGCCGCGTCCGGGAATACCAGATCGACTACGCCTACGCCTCGATGGGCGATCTCGGGGGAACCCACCGGTTCTCCATCGCCTGGGTCTTCCGGTAGGCCCTTTCTGAACGGGCTTCCGTTTTCGAGGAGGGAATTCCCTTGCGTGTTCTGGTGGTCGGCAGCGGCGGCAGGGAGCACGCGCTGCTCCACGCGCTTTCCTCTTCTCCCGATTGTTCCGATCTGATGGTTTTCCCCGGGCGCGACGGATTTGTTCCGCCGGCGCGGATCGTCCCGGGCGAGGGGTGGCGACCGGACCATCTGTTGGCGATGGCGAAAGACGAATCGGTCGATCTCACCCTGATCGGTCCCGAGGCGCCCCTCGTCGCCGGCGCGGCGGACCGCTTCTGCGGAACCAGGCACCTGCTTTTCGGTCCGAGCCGGGACGCGGCGCGTCTCGAGGGGAGCAAGGTTTTCACCAAGCGCGTGCTCGAGGAGGCCGGTGTACCGACGGCGAAAAGCCGGGCGATCCGGTGCGTCGCCGAGGTGCCCCACGCCCTCAAAGCGGTCGGCCTTCCGGTGGTGGTGAAGGCGGACGGGCTGGCCGCGGGGAAGGGGGTCTCCATTCGTGAGACCGCCCAGGCGGCGCTCGCCGAGGCGGAGCGCCTTCTGGAACGCCGGGAACTGGGCGAAGCGGGTGAGACGATTCTCTTCGAGGAGTGTCTCCGGGGGGACGAGCTTTCCGTGCTCGCGCTGGTGCGCGGCGAGGACCTGGTTCTCCTTCCCTCCTCGCGGGACTACAAGCGGATAGGCGAAAACGGAACCGGGCCGAACACGGGCGGTATGGGTGCGATCGCGCCCGCTCCCGGCGTGGACGAAACGGTCATGGAGATGGTGCGGGAAAAGATTTTCCGTCCCGTGCTTCATGTGATGGCGGAGAAGGGGAGCCCCTACCGGGGCATTCTCTACGCCGGGCTGATGCTGACCGATGAGGGGCCGAAGGTGCTCGAGTTCAACTGCCGCTTCGGCGATCCGGAGACGCAGGCCGTGTTGGAACTGGTGGAAGAGGACCTTCTCCCCCGGATGGCCGCGATCGCCCGCGGAGACTGGATCGATGGGCCGATTCGTTTCCGGCCCGGCGCCGCGGCCTGCCTGGTGCTCGCCGCCGAGGGATACCCGGGGAAGCCTCGCTTCGGCGATCCGATCGAAGGGCTGGATCGGGAGCCGCCCGAAGGGGTGCGCGTGTACCACGCCGGCACCGTTCGGCGGGGAAAGGATTGGACCGTCGCCGGCGGTCGTGTGGTGAACGTGGTCGCCCGCGGCTCGACTTTGGAGGAAGCGCTCGCCGCCGCCTACGCCTTCGCCGGCGGGATCCGCTTTCCGGGGATGCAGATGCGTCCCGACATCGGCCGGCCGGGGGTGCGCGGATGAGCGCCCCGCGGGTCGGCGTCATCATGGGGAGCCGGAGCGACGAGGCGATCGCCGCCGCGGCGGTTCGGGTGCTCGACCGGCTCGGCGTCCCATCGGAATGCGTGGTCGCCTCCGCCCACCGGGATCCGGAGGAGGTGCGGCGCTACGCGGGGAGCGCCGAGAGGCGCGGTCTCGAGGCGATCATCGCCGTGGCGGGTCTCGCCGCGGCGCTCCCCGGCGTGCTGGCGAGCTACACGCTTTTGCCGGTGATCGGCGTGCCCGCGCCGGCGGGGCCTCTCCGCGGGATGGACGCCCTTCTCTCCATGGTGCAAATGCCTCCCGGCGTTCCCGTCGGCACCGTCGGCATCGGCGAGGCGGGGGGGAAGAACGGCGCGCTGCTCGCCGCCCGCATGCTCGCCCGCCGGGATCCCGCCCTCCGGCGGCGCCTTCGACGATATCAGAACTTGATACGATCCGAGAGAGACAAGGACGAATAATGTATAGAGCGAAAGTTGTTTCGCTCGATCTCTGCCGGGAAGGCGTGGGCGCCGCGGAGGTGGCGAGCGCCATCCGGGAGGGCGCCCTCATCGTCTACCCGGCGGAGACCATGTACGGTCTGGGCGGCGACGGGCTCGACCCGGCCGTATGGAGGAAGATCCGGGCCGTGAAAGGGCGCGGGGCCGACAAGCCGTTCCTCCTCCTTCTCGACGAGCCGGAGCGCTGGCGTCTGGTCGCCTCCCGGTTCCCCGCCGCCGCCCGGAGGCTGGCGGACCGCTACTGGCCCGGCCCGCTCACCCTCGTCCTCCCCGCGATCTCCGGCTCCCCCGCCGCGGGACCGAGGGGAGGAGTGGCGGTAAGGGTGCCGGACCGGGACTGGCTCCGCGGCTGGGTTCGCCTCGCGGACCGCCCCCTCATCTCCACCTCCGCGAACCGGGATGGGGGGGAGCCGGAGGGTGACCCGGACCGCCTAACGATACTCTTCGGGGAGGAAGCGGACCTGATCGTCGCCGGGCCGCGATTCGACCCGGTCGGTCCCCCCTCGGCGCTTGTGGACGCCACCTTCGACCCGCCACGGCTTTTGCGAGCGGGCCCCTTCCCGATCGAGGGATTCGAGGAAGGGGTGGAGGGGGGCTCTCCTTGACGGCCCCCGGGGCGATCCGTTAGCCTGGGTTGCGCGCGAAATTCCGCGACAGGAAATCCGTGGATCCATCAGGCTCGTCGGAGTCTTCGGCGGAACGCTCCGCCTCCGCCGGGAGACGGAATGAAACGGTTGGTCCTCTTCGTTTGCTCCGGAAACACCTGCCGCAGCCCGATGGCGGAGGGATTGTTCCGTTCCCTCCTCCCCGAATCGTGGAAGGACCGCGTGGAGGCGGTCTCCGCCGGCACGGGGGCGCTCCCGGGCGAACCTCCGAGCCCGGAGGCGCGACGAGCGGCGGAAGAGGGCGGGGTCGACATCGACGGGACCCGTTCCCGCCGGCTCACCGCGGACCTGGTGCGGCGGGCGGACCTGATCGTAGTGATGGCCCGCCATCACCGCAGGACGGTTCTGGATCTCGACCCGGAAGCGGACGTCAAAACGGTGCTCCTCCACGACCTGGACGCGGAGGGGGGGAAGCGCTCCTTACGGGATGTGAGCGATCCCTTCGGATCCACGCTGGATGTGTACCGGGGGACTTTCGAGGAGATCCGCCGGGCGCTCCGGCGGGGATGGAAACAAATCGGGGAACGCCTTTTCGGGAGCGACGGCGGTCCGGAGGGGCGCTGGAAAGAATGAAGGCCGGACCCGGCGGAGGGTTCGGTTCGAGAACGGGGAGCCCGTCCGATTCGGGGCGGGAGCGAACCGGCCCGACGGCCGGTGGGCGCATAAGGTGACGGAATGAAAATCGCAATTAGTTCGGATCACGCTGGTTTTGAACTCAAGAAAAAAATACTGGGCTGGTTGGTCGAGCTCGGCCACGAAGGGATCGACGCGGGCCCCGACACGGGGGAATCCGCCGACTATCCGGGATACGCCTACCGCGTGGCGCGGATGGTGCGCCACCGCGTCGCGGAGAGGGGCGTCCTGATCTGCGGCACCGGCGTGGGAATGTCGATCACCGCCAACCGGCTACAGGGAGTGCGCGCCGCCCTCTGCATGGACGAGGAGACGGCCCGGCTCTCCCGCGCCCACAACGACGCGAACGTCCTCTGCCTGGCGGGCCGCTCCTTGAAGGACGCGGATGCGCGGGCGATTCTCGGGACCTGGCTCGACGAGGCATTCGAGGGTGGGCGCCACGAGCGGCGGGTCGTCGCGGTGGACGAGCCCTTCGAGGAACCGGACGATCGCCCCGCCCCTCCCGGCGGCGGCCGCTTTCACTATCTCTTCCGAGACGATCCGGAAATCGCCCATGCCGTGCTGAACGAACGCCGGCGACAGGAGACCAAGCTCGAGTTGATCGCATCCGAGAACTTCGCCAGCGAGGCGGTTTTGGAAGCCCTCGCGTCGACGATGAACAACAAGTACGCCGAGGGGTACCCGGGCAAGCGGTACTACGGCGGGTGCGAGTACGTGGACGTGGCGGAGGAACTCGCCCGGGAGCGATTGAAGGCGCTCTATGGGGCGGACCACGCCAACGTGCAGCCCCACTCCGGCGCCTCGGCGAACATCGCCGCCTACTTCGCGCTCCTCGAATACGGCGATACCATTTTGGGAATGAACCTTTCTCATGGCGGTCATCTCACCCACGGCCACCCGGTCAACTTCTCGGGGCGCTTTTTCAAGGTCGCCCAGTACGAGGTGAACCGGGAGACGGAAACGCTGAACTTCGACGAGATCCGGGCCGTCGCCCGTGAGGCGAAGCCGAAGATGATCGTCGCCGGCTACTCCGCCTACTCAAGGACCATCGACTTCGCCGCCTTCCGGGAGATCGCCGACGAGGTGGGCGCCTACCTGATGGTGGACATGGCCCACATCGCCGGACTGATCGCCGCCGGCGTCCACCCGAACCCGGTCCCCTACGCGGACATCGTCACCAGCACCACCCACAAGACACTGCGTGGACCCCGGGGCGGGCTGATCCTCTGCAAGGAGGAACACGCCGCCGCCATCGACAAGACCGTTTTCCCCGGCATGCAGGGAGGGCCGTTGGAGCACTGTATCGCCGCCAAGGCGGTCTGTTTCCGCGAGGCGGCCACCGAAGGATTCCGGGACTATCAGAAGCGAGTGGTGGCCAACGCCGCGGCGCTGGCCGGCGCGCTCCTGCAAAAGGGTTTCCGGCTCGTATCGGGGGGCACGGACAACCACCTGCTCATGATCAACCTCCGGGAGAGCGAGATCTCCGGCAAGAAGGCGGAAAGGGCGCTCGACACGGCGGGAATCACGGCGAACAAGAACACCGTTCCCTTCGACGAACGATCCCCCTTCATCACCAGCGGCGTGCGGATCGGCACGCCCGCCGTGACCACCCGGGGGATGGGCCTGCCGGAGATGGAGCAAATCGCCGGTTTCATCGCCCGGGTTCTCGAGGATCCGAAGAACGAGGAGAACCTGGACGCGGTCCGCGCCGACGTGGAGACGCTCTGCCGGGAGTTCCCCCTTTACGGTCTATAGAAAGGCGCGCCGATGCGGTGTCCATCCTGCGGGGTCGACGAGGACAAGGTGGTGGATTCCCGTTCCGTACGGGAGGGGCGGGCGGTCCGCCGCCGGCGCCTTTGCTCCGCCTGCGGCCACCGGTTCACGACATACGAATACGTGGAACCCTCGCACTTCCTGGTGGTGAAGAAGGACGGCCGGCGGGAGCCTTACCGGCGGGAGAAACTGGTCGGCGGTATCCTGACCGCCTGCGAGAAGCGTCCCGTGTCGCGGGAGGCGATCGACGCGCTGGTGGACCGTGTGGAGACGGCGATCGCCGAAGCGGGGGATCGGGAGGTGTCGAGCCGGACCATCGGCGAGGCGGTGATGGCGGATCTGCGCGGCCTGGACGAAGTGGCCTACGTGCGGTTCGCCTCGGTCTACCGGCGCTTCAAGGACGCCGGCGAGTTCCTCGAGGAAATCCGTTCACTCTTAAAATGAACGGGGGCGAGGGCCGGCCATGGCTTCTGGGGAGCGACACCGGGACCGGGAGAGACGGATGTCCCTCCTGGAGCACCTGGAGGAGCTGCGGGGGGTACTGATTCACTCCGGTCTCGCGGTGATTCTCCTCGCCGTCGGCGGCTGGTTCGTTTCGGAGCGGGCGGTGGACCTGCT
The genomic region above belongs to Candidatus Eisenbacteria bacterium and contains:
- a CDS encoding HU family DNA-binding protein yields the protein MNKGELIDRIAQMTNLSKRQTREVLDATFDTIKKNTKKKGGVQLAGFGTFSVSKRKARMGRNPQTGESIKINASKNVKFKAGKAYKSSL
- a CDS encoding tetratricopeptide repeat protein — translated: MFHRYSRFLLLLLPMLVAAPLLAVDEVAFGLNEEGRALMEQGKYAEAKAKFLEAVETDGFFSEARINAARAAEMEDPPDWVTVKTQYLTVLTYDEENVEAILGSGLYFVKASDFEEAKARLEKVIEMEGENGAARYGLGNMYYKMKRYDQASAEYEKAISLDPGAYPTALLRVGVNEYNNNRKTKKFDKATDYLTRFLERGKEKEDLAIAHNRLGLIHYYTKQYQKAMTHFGEAKKLDPTDYTNDFFRGVIYAQTQNLAKAEEEFKSCLEKKPGYGDAHFQLATIYQMQYRDEEAIEQYKAAAADRNFSKRSTAREKAQQIETYLQKVKEAEGTQ
- a CDS encoding PorV/PorQ family protein, whose translation is MPTLKFHSFRRTAALIALFGFAAAAGANDQAGTRGFSFLRIGLGARAAGMGEAYTAVADGAEGLFWNPAGAGQINHPQIATNYIHYVADMHAGSIGFAQPAGRFATWNLSLRFLSAGDIPRTTVADPTGAGSGEFSATDLAFGAGLAVRVGDRFFLGANGAVISGGIDGESALGFSGDFGLLVRNAYRRLRLGAAVRNAGTMTSGYLNESDPLPTVVSAGTAYPFFDRRFLLSADWSWAVDWDSRFAVGAEWELVNDFFLRGGYRTHLDDLRDDSTGGDGTGASFGLGFRRVREYQIDYAYASMGDLGGTHRFSIAWVFR
- the purD gene encoding phosphoribosylamine--glycine ligase, which translates into the protein MRVLVVGSGGREHALLHALSSSPDCSDLMVFPGRDGFVPPARIVPGEGWRPDHLLAMAKDESVDLTLIGPEAPLVAGAADRFCGTRHLLFGPSRDAARLEGSKVFTKRVLEEAGVPTAKSRAIRCVAEVPHALKAVGLPVVVKADGLAAGKGVSIRETAQAALAEAERLLERRELGEAGETILFEECLRGDELSVLALVRGEDLVLLPSSRDYKRIGENGTGPNTGGMGAIAPAPGVDETVMEMVREKIFRPVLHVMAEKGSPYRGILYAGLMLTDEGPKVLEFNCRFGDPETQAVLELVEEDLLPRMAAIARGDWIDGPIRFRPGAAACLVLAAEGYPGKPRFGDPIEGLDREPPEGVRVYHAGTVRRGKDWTVAGGRVVNVVARGSTLEEALAAAYAFAGGIRFPGMQMRPDIGRPGVRG
- the purE gene encoding 5-(carboxyamino)imidazole ribonucleotide mutase, translating into MSAPRVGVIMGSRSDEAIAAAAVRVLDRLGVPSECVVASAHRDPEEVRRYAGSAERRGLEAIIAVAGLAAALPGVLASYTLLPVIGVPAPAGPLRGMDALLSMVQMPPGVPVGTVGIGEAGGKNGALLAARMLARRDPALRRRLRRYQNLIRSERDKDE
- a CDS encoding L-threonylcarbamoyladenylate synthase translates to MYRAKVVSLDLCREGVGAAEVASAIREGALIVYPAETMYGLGGDGLDPAVWRKIRAVKGRGADKPFLLLLDEPERWRLVASRFPAAARRLADRYWPGPLTLVLPAISGSPAAGPRGGVAVRVPDRDWLRGWVRLADRPLISTSANRDGGEPEGDPDRLTILFGEEADLIVAGPRFDPVGPPSALVDATFDPPRLLRAGPFPIEGFEEGVEGGSP
- a CDS encoding low molecular weight protein arginine phosphatase, yielding MKRLVLFVCSGNTCRSPMAEGLFRSLLPESWKDRVEAVSAGTGALPGEPPSPEARRAAEEGGVDIDGTRSRRLTADLVRRADLIVVMARHHRRTVLDLDPEADVKTVLLHDLDAEGGKRSLRDVSDPFGSTLDVYRGTFEEIRRALRRGWKQIGERLFGSDGGPEGRWKE
- the rpiB gene encoding ribose 5-phosphate isomerase B gives rise to the protein MKIAISSDHAGFELKKKILGWLVELGHEGIDAGPDTGESADYPGYAYRVARMVRHRVAERGVLICGTGVGMSITANRLQGVRAALCMDEETARLSRAHNDANVLCLAGRSLKDADARAILGTWLDEAFEGGRHERRVVAVDEPFEEPDDRPAPPGGGRFHYLFRDDPEIAHAVLNERRRQETKLELIASENFASEAVLEALASTMNNKYAEGYPGKRYYGGCEYVDVAEELARERLKALYGADHANVQPHSGASANIAAYFALLEYGDTILGMNLSHGGHLTHGHPVNFSGRFFKVAQYEVNRETETLNFDEIRAVAREAKPKMIVAGYSAYSRTIDFAAFREIADEVGAYLMVDMAHIAGLIAAGVHPNPVPYADIVTSTTHKTLRGPRGGLILCKEEHAAAIDKTVFPGMQGGPLEHCIAAKAVCFREAATEGFRDYQKRVVANAAALAGALLQKGFRLVSGGTDNHLLMINLRESEISGKKAERALDTAGITANKNTVPFDERSPFITSGVRIGTPAVTTRGMGLPEMEQIAGFIARVLEDPKNEENLDAVRADVETLCREFPLYGL
- the nrdR gene encoding transcriptional repressor NrdR; translated protein: MRCPSCGVDEDKVVDSRSVREGRAVRRRRLCSACGHRFTTYEYVEPSHFLVVKKDGRREPYRREKLVGGILTACEKRPVSREAIDALVDRVETAIAEAGDREVSSRTIGEAVMADLRGLDEVAYVRFASVYRRFKDAGEFLEEIRSLLK